A genomic segment from Leptolyngbya boryana PCC 6306 encodes:
- a CDS encoding response regulator — MNKQILIVDDEEDVRAIATLGLQMGAGWNVLTASSGAEGIAIATQHQPDAILLDLMMPDMDGCATLHHLKQNPETQLIPVILMTAKVQASEQHNLHDLKIAAVFTKPFRPLTLAQQIADALAWHDD; from the coding sequence ATGAACAAGCAAATTTTGATTGTGGATGATGAAGAAGATGTGAGAGCGATCGCTACACTCGGTCTGCAAATGGGAGCAGGTTGGAATGTCTTAACGGCAAGTTCGGGTGCAGAAGGAATTGCGATCGCGACTCAACATCAACCGGATGCAATTCTGCTGGATCTGATGATGCCGGATATGGATGGCTGTGCTACGTTACATCACCTTAAGCAAAATCCTGAGACCCAGCTTATCCCTGTCATTTTGATGACTGCTAAAGTGCAAGCTTCAGAGCAACATAATCTCCACGATTTAAAAATCGCTGCTGTGTTTACTAAGCCATTTCGTCCCCTCACGCTTGCCCAACAGATTGCTGATGCGTTAGCTTGGCATGATGATTGA
- a CDS encoding ABC transporter substrate-binding protein translates to MSKISRRLSSLSLIAASIVVFGGCASQPTATAPTGSSANSASPAANQQGLKAVRVQLSFLKQSLDAPLIVAMNKGYFAQEGLNVSYERGFGNADTISKLGTGKFDLSFSDMYNALEFNEKNPNDKVIAVAVTQSRAPFAILTLKEKGINSPKDLVGKKLGAPTGDGPRKLFPVLAKEVGFDPKSVEWTTMEPRLRESFLLQGQVDAISGFSTSALPSLLKGGKKLEDINIFYYNDNGMDFYGNAILAKASFVEQNPDTVRAFVKAYMRGLQDVLKDPTAGLDAVMASDDSKLMDREAEKVRLQVALERMFISPEVEQIGLGSVDPARLEKTLKQTAEGFGLKTTPSVADIYTDKFLPPKEQRTLPSDRKPLS, encoded by the coding sequence GTGAGTAAGATATCAAGACGTTTATCAAGCCTATCCTTAATTGCGGCATCGATCGTGGTTTTCGGAGGATGCGCCTCTCAGCCCACGGCTACGGCTCCAACAGGCAGTTCTGCTAACTCGGCTAGCCCTGCCGCCAATCAGCAAGGACTCAAAGCCGTTCGCGTGCAACTTTCGTTTTTGAAACAGAGCTTAGATGCTCCCTTGATTGTTGCCATGAACAAAGGCTACTTCGCTCAAGAAGGCTTGAATGTCTCCTATGAACGAGGATTCGGCAACGCAGACACCATTAGCAAACTCGGGACTGGAAAATTTGATCTGTCTTTCAGCGACATGTACAACGCGCTGGAATTCAATGAGAAAAACCCGAATGATAAAGTGATTGCGGTGGCGGTGACGCAGAGTAGAGCACCTTTTGCAATTTTGACCCTCAAGGAGAAAGGGATTAATTCTCCCAAAGACCTCGTTGGCAAGAAGCTAGGCGCACCCACCGGCGATGGGCCTCGCAAACTCTTTCCCGTGCTCGCCAAGGAAGTCGGCTTTGATCCCAAATCTGTAGAGTGGACGACCATGGAACCCCGACTTCGGGAAAGCTTTTTACTTCAAGGTCAAGTCGATGCGATCAGTGGATTCTCAACCTCTGCATTGCCCAGTCTGCTCAAAGGCGGCAAGAAGCTAGAGGACATCAATATTTTCTACTACAACGACAATGGCATGGACTTTTATGGCAACGCCATTTTAGCCAAAGCCAGCTTTGTCGAGCAAAATCCTGACACCGTGAGAGCATTCGTCAAAGCTTACATGCGTGGCTTGCAGGATGTGCTGAAAGACCCAACGGCAGGACTGGATGCGGTCATGGCATCAGATGATTCAAAGCTGATGGATCGCGAAGCTGAGAAGGTGCGACTACAAGTTGCCTTGGAGCGGATGTTTATCAGTCCTGAAGTGGAGCAAATCGGGCTAGGCAGTGTTGATCCGGCGCGGCTAGAGAAAACCTTGAAGCAAACCGCCGAAGGGTTTGGCTTAAAAACGACGCCATCTGTCGCAGATATTTATACCGACAAGTTCTTGCCCCCGAAAGAGCAGCGGACTTTGCCCAGCGATCGTAAACCGTTGTCCTAA
- a CDS encoding GntR family transcriptional regulator yields the protein MSGQSLQRAQLLHEQTYQMLRSAILSGELAAGCRLIETQLADQLQVSRTPIREALRLLQRDHLVTTDAQGAMRVAVLSIKDAIQLYDCRIALEQLSVSAACGTASDEQIQCIESALQQAEKASLTPANSLTPYQLLHLDYQFHRSVAESSSNTWLVQILDQVFDKMALLRLRTIEHNPNVLEIRGEHRRVLEAIRQRDALAAMQAIQYHLIASKERVVQEIQELEALLTTEAES from the coding sequence ATGTCTGGTCAATCTCTCCAACGTGCTCAATTGCTTCATGAACAGACCTATCAAATGTTGCGCAGTGCGATTCTGTCTGGGGAACTGGCTGCTGGCTGTCGTTTGATTGAAACCCAACTTGCCGACCAGTTGCAAGTGAGCCGAACGCCGATTCGAGAAGCCCTGCGGTTATTGCAACGCGATCATTTGGTGACGACTGATGCTCAGGGAGCGATGCGAGTCGCAGTGTTATCGATCAAGGATGCAATCCAACTCTATGATTGCCGGATTGCGCTAGAGCAATTATCGGTTTCTGCGGCGTGTGGAACTGCGAGTGATGAGCAAATTCAATGCATTGAAAGCGCCTTGCAACAAGCAGAAAAAGCAAGTTTGACTCCCGCAAATTCGCTCACTCCGTATCAGCTTTTGCATTTGGATTATCAATTTCATCGCTCAGTTGCGGAGAGTTCTAGTAATACGTGGCTGGTGCAGATTTTAGATCAGGTGTTCGATAAGATGGCGCTGCTGAGATTGAGAACGATCGAGCATAACCCGAATGTTTTAGAAATTCGCGGGGAACATCGCCGCGTCTTAGAAGCGATTCGCCAGCGGGATGCTCTCGCCGCGATGCAAGCCATTCAGTATCACTTAATCGCGAGTAAGGAGCGAGTCGTACAAGAAATTCAAGAGTTAGAAGCCTTACTTACGACAGAGGCGGAAAGTTAG
- a CDS encoding ABC transporter ATP-binding protein, whose amino-acid sequence MQPQVDSLSVNSGSSSGEPLLEFDRVGLEYPFEGKMRRIIQEVNLSIQPGEFVSFVGPSGCGKTSILRMVSGLSPAPIGEIRYRGTPIKKPLRNTGIAFQNPVMLPWRNTIDNVMLPLEIVDSYKKNYRQRKEEYVRMAQDLLATVRLQDFQKQYPWQLSGGMRQRASLCRSLIHSPEILLLDEPFGALDAFTREEMWGMLQNLWMKVKCVGILITHDLREAVFLSDTVYVMGARPSSIIYEVKIDLPRPRTLEMELSDEFNHYFASIRKHIQHN is encoded by the coding sequence ATGCAGCCACAGGTTGATTCTCTATCGGTCAATTCTGGTTCGTCATCTGGAGAGCCATTATTGGAGTTTGATCGGGTTGGATTGGAGTATCCGTTTGAAGGGAAAATGCGACGGATTATTCAAGAAGTGAATCTCTCGATCCAACCAGGTGAGTTTGTGTCGTTTGTCGGTCCCAGTGGATGTGGGAAGACTTCAATTTTGCGGATGGTCTCAGGCTTGAGTCCGGCTCCGATCGGGGAAATTCGCTATCGCGGCACACCGATTAAAAAGCCCCTGCGCAATACTGGAATTGCCTTTCAGAATCCAGTCATGCTGCCGTGGCGCAATACGATCGACAATGTGATGCTGCCACTCGAAATCGTCGATTCGTACAAGAAAAACTATCGTCAGCGCAAAGAAGAGTATGTGCGCATGGCGCAAGATCTGCTGGCAACGGTGCGCTTACAAGATTTTCAGAAGCAATATCCTTGGCAGTTGTCCGGTGGGATGAGACAACGGGCTTCTTTGTGTCGATCGCTGATTCATAGCCCAGAAATTCTGCTCCTCGACGAGCCGTTCGGAGCATTAGATGCTTTTACCCGCGAGGAAATGTGGGGGATGCTGCAAAACCTGTGGATGAAGGTCAAATGCGTCGGTATTTTGATTACGCATGACTTACGAGAAGCGGTCTTTTTATCCGATACCGTCTATGTGATGGGCGCGCGTCCTAGCTCAATTATCTATGAAGTCAAGATTGATCTCCCCCGTCCAAGAACCTTGGAAATGGAGCTAAGCGACGAGTTTAATCACTACTTTGCCAGCATTCGCAAACACATTCAGCACAACTAG
- a CDS encoding iron uptake porin, which produces MNKRLLLAPAAAWIASLGFASSVSAESAIEQKPAADGMQRFAPLSQLETSESKSVPASVSQVTSVSQLSDVRPTDWAFQALQSLVERYGCIAGYPDRTYRGNRALTRYEFAAGLNACLDRVNELIAAATADLVKKEDLARLQKLQEEFAAELATLRGRVDALEAKVTTLEKQQFSTTTKLTGNVWFNLTGAFPSGDITAERNPAGGGNSAFAPPVRGAGGVPSRVQRRNVNPTFSYYTFLNLTTSFTGRDQLVTQLVSGNGNSPANQLVSSGFFNSWGTPFLDQTGLPPNSGLAIRELFYSFPLNDAVRVVVGPRVNFYRHFDQNRFTFYLTGTSSFNSNGSTLSNAVDRGSGAVVAWNINKQLRLTAAYLAENTEFLNSAAGFNTSSNPARGLFKGTNTLSAELAYAPSPSFNFRFLYTRSNLDPTNGFAGGSAGEPLPYGFADDGFGGRVRESTSDAFIANFDWLITPRFGIFGRYSYGRTNINPVNPVRAGGDVKVQSFQAGLGFPDLGKKGALGVISFVMPHDYIDGREFLLSGGGDGGTQYDLEVSYYYPLTRNIAIVPSFYAIFNANNFESNPTVFVGNVRTQFSF; this is translated from the coding sequence ATGAATAAGCGGCTTCTGTTAGCCCCGGCTGCTGCATGGATAGCGAGCCTTGGGTTCGCTTCGAGTGTGAGTGCAGAATCAGCGATCGAGCAAAAACCAGCAGCGGATGGAATGCAGCGCTTTGCTCCTCTTTCCCAGCTTGAGACTTCTGAATCGAAGTCTGTGCCTGCAAGCGTGAGTCAGGTTACTTCTGTTTCGCAACTTTCAGACGTGAGACCGACCGATTGGGCGTTTCAAGCTCTGCAATCCTTGGTTGAGCGATATGGATGTATTGCAGGCTATCCTGACCGAACCTATCGCGGCAATCGGGCATTGACGCGATACGAGTTTGCCGCCGGGTTAAATGCGTGTCTCGATCGAGTGAATGAACTGATTGCGGCTGCAACTGCCGATTTGGTCAAGAAAGAAGATTTAGCAAGACTACAGAAACTGCAGGAAGAATTTGCTGCAGAACTTGCAACGTTACGAGGTCGAGTCGATGCTTTAGAAGCAAAAGTAACGACGCTCGAAAAACAACAATTCTCAACCACGACAAAGCTCACCGGGAATGTCTGGTTTAATCTCACGGGCGCTTTTCCCAGTGGAGATATCACCGCAGAACGAAATCCCGCAGGCGGGGGAAATAGTGCTTTTGCGCCGCCTGTGCGAGGAGCGGGTGGAGTGCCTTCGCGGGTTCAGCGCCGCAATGTAAATCCGACATTTAGCTACTATACGTTCTTAAACTTAACCACTTCGTTTACAGGGCGAGATCAGTTAGTCACTCAGCTTGTTTCTGGAAACGGCAACTCCCCAGCCAATCAGTTAGTATCTTCGGGCTTTTTTAACTCTTGGGGAACTCCTTTCTTGGATCAAACCGGATTGCCTCCGAATTCAGGACTAGCAATTCGTGAGTTGTTTTACTCGTTTCCGCTCAATGATGCAGTTCGAGTTGTTGTTGGTCCGAGAGTCAACTTCTATCGCCACTTTGATCAAAATCGGTTTACCTTTTACTTGACAGGGACAAGTAGCTTTAACTCGAATGGAAGTACGTTGTCCAATGCAGTCGATCGCGGTTCGGGAGCGGTCGTTGCTTGGAACATTAATAAACAACTACGCCTCACAGCAGCTTATTTAGCTGAGAATACAGAATTTCTCAACTCTGCTGCGGGGTTCAATACTTCGAGCAATCCGGCTAGAGGACTATTCAAGGGCACAAATACGCTCAGTGCTGAATTAGCTTATGCTCCGAGTCCTAGCTTTAATTTCCGGTTTTTGTATACACGATCGAATCTTGACCCGACGAATGGCTTTGCAGGAGGTTCAGCAGGTGAACCGTTGCCTTACGGTTTTGCAGATGATGGATTTGGGGGGCGAGTCCGAGAGTCAACTTCGGATGCGTTTATTGCAAACTTTGATTGGTTGATTACGCCGAGATTTGGAATTTTTGGGCGGTATTCTTATGGACGTACCAACATCAATCCGGTGAATCCTGTGCGCGCGGGTGGTGATGTGAAGGTGCAATCTTTCCAAGCGGGATTGGGTTTCCCGGATTTGGGTAAGAAAGGGGCGTTGGGCGTGATTTCGTTTGTGATGCCACATGACTACATTGATGGTCGGGAATTTTTACTGTCAGGTGGAGGTGATGGTGGAACGCAGTACGATTTAGAAGTGTCTTACTACTATCCGTTGACGCGAAATATTGCGATCGTGCCTTCGTTCTATGCGATTTTTAACGCGAACAATTTCGAGAGTAATCCGACCGTGTTTGTAGGAAATGTTCGCACCCAGTTTAGTTTCTAG
- a CDS encoding IS630 family transposase (programmed frameshift) codes for MPKRQIRLTDEQRQRLVEITSKGKVAVRTFKRSQILLLSEQGYKDQIIAERVGVSVATVERTRQKFVQQGLDQAITEKPRPGKPCKLDGKTEAFLIATACSDAPDGRANWTMQLLADRLVALNKVESISDETVRRIPEKNKLKPWLKQQWCIAEVGADFVWRMEDVLELYKQPYDEQHPVVCVDERPCQLLVDKQPSIPAEPGKPEREDFQYERNGTCNLFVAFQHRVGWRHVEVTERRTNADFAHWLKRLVDEWFPTATKIRLILDNLNIHSPAALYQTFEAQEARRILEKLEWHYTPKHGSWLNMVEIELSILVRQCLDRRLPDLETLRQEVQAWEQQRNAQKATIDWQFTSTDARVKLKRLYPEISPS; via the exons ATGCCAAAACGTCAAATTCGACTCACTGATGAACAGCGCCAACGTCTGGTCGAGATCACCAGTAAGGGCAAGGTTGCTGTCCGAACCTTTAAACGATCGCAAATTCTCCTGCTGAGTGAACAAGGGTACAAAGACCAAATCATTGCTGAGCGTGTGGGTGTGAGTGTGGCAACGGTGGAACGTACCCGTCAGAAGTTCGTGCAACAGGGACTTGATCAGGCAATCACTGAGAAACCTCGCCCTGGCAAGCCGTGCAAACTCGACGGAAAAACCGAAGCCTTTTTGATTGCCACGGCTTGCAGTGATGCACCAGATGGACGTGCTAACTGGACGATGCAACTGCTCGCAGATCGCTTAGTCGCCTTGAACAAAGTCGAGAGCATTTCGGATGAAACCGTGCGGCGCATTC CTGAAAAAAACAAACTTAAGCCGTGGTTGAAGCAGCAGTGGTGTATCGCCGAAGTGGGTGCTGATTTTGTCTGGCGCATGGAAGATGTACTGGAGTTGTACAAGCAACCCTACGACGAACAACATCCGGTCGTTTGTGTCGATGAGCGTCCTTGTCAACTGCTGGTCGACAAACAACCCTCGATACCTGCTGAACCCGGCAAGCCAGAACGCGAAGACTTTCAATATGAACGCAATGGCACCTGCAACCTGTTTGTTGCCTTCCAACATCGCGTGGGATGGCGGCATGTAGAAGTGACCGAACGCCGCACTAATGCTGATTTTGCCCACTGGCTCAAGCGACTCGTCGATGAGTGGTTCCCCACGGCTACGAAGATTCGGTTAATCCTCGACAATCTCAACATTCACTCGCCTGCTGCGTTATATCAAACCTTTGAAGCACAAGAAGCACGTCGAATTTTGGAGAAACTGGAGTGGCACTACACACCAAAGCATGGCAGTTGGCTGAATATGGTCGAAATTGAACTGTCCATTCTGGTCAGACAATGCTTAGACCGTCGCTTACCTGACCTTGAAACCTTGCGCCAGGAAGTACAAGCTTGGGAGCAACAGCGCAATGCTCAAAAAGCAACGATTGATTGGCAGTTTACCAGCACGGATGCCAGGGTTAAATTGAAGCGACTTTACCCAGAAATTTCACCCTCATAA
- a CDS encoding TMEM165/GDT1 family protein, translated as MLEAFTAGLLFITIGELGDKTFFISMCLAMRHSRRFVFLGSMLALATMTILSVLLGQAANVLPQSWVHYGTIVLFTVFGFKMLYDASKMKPECQDKSLLDNSECASEAEKEAIEAVFQAEANLKKKTRLAIMLEAFTLTFIAEWGDRTQITTMALGASKNLIGVTLGAILGHAICCAIAVFGGRLIASRISERTVTIVGGLLFFVFAIVTWVQPA; from the coding sequence ATGTTAGAGGCATTTACAGCTGGATTATTGTTTATCACGATCGGGGAATTGGGCGATAAGACGTTCTTTATCTCGATGTGTTTAGCAATGCGACATTCGCGGCGGTTTGTATTTCTGGGATCAATGTTGGCATTAGCTACCATGACGATCCTTTCGGTTCTACTTGGACAAGCTGCGAATGTTTTGCCTCAAAGTTGGGTGCATTACGGCACGATCGTGTTATTCACAGTGTTTGGATTCAAAATGCTCTACGATGCCAGCAAAATGAAGCCGGAGTGCCAAGACAAATCGCTGCTGGATAACTCGGAATGTGCTTCTGAGGCGGAGAAAGAAGCCATAGAAGCGGTTTTCCAAGCAGAGGCAAATCTCAAGAAGAAAACCCGTCTTGCAATTATGTTGGAAGCCTTTACGCTGACCTTTATTGCCGAGTGGGGCGATCGCACTCAAATTACCACGATGGCACTAGGAGCCTCGAAGAATTTAATCGGAGTGACGCTCGGTGCAATTTTGGGACATGCGATCTGTTGTGCGATCGCCGTATTTGGCGGTCGATTGATCGCGTCTCGAATTTCAGAGCGAACAGTGACGATCGTGGGGGGCTTATTGTTCTTTGTGTTTGCGATCGTAACTTGGGTACAGCCTGCTTAA
- a CDS encoding GlsB/YeaQ/YmgE family stress response membrane protein, translating into MGILAWVILGLLAGAIAKAIYPGYQDSNILGTMLLGIVGAFIGGTLYTLLTTGTLSLSAVGFTLPGLLIAVMGAIVALWLYYAFVSRRRIY; encoded by the coding sequence ATGGGTATTCTGGCTTGGGTTATTTTAGGACTATTAGCTGGAGCGATCGCCAAAGCAATTTATCCTGGCTATCAAGACAGCAACATTTTAGGAACAATGCTTTTGGGAATTGTTGGTGCTTTTATCGGTGGCACCTTGTACACCTTGTTGACTACAGGAACGTTATCCCTCAGTGCAGTAGGCTTCACCCTGCCTGGACTATTGATTGCAGTAATGGGTGCTATCGTTGCCTTGTGGCTCTACTATGCTTTCGTCAGCCGCCGAAGAATCTACTAG
- a CDS encoding ABC transporter permease, with the protein MEKFLKSKSAGFVLPFIATVVLFIVWELVVIIFKIPPFNLPAPTNILNALINFAPQLTVNAIRTLWTTMLGFIIAVAVGVVLGFIIGYSRTAYLTLYPLLVAFNTIPKAALVPLLAIWFGANAIPATLTAFLLAFFPIAVNVALGLDTVEPEMKDVLRALGANQVEAFQKIGWPHTLPYIFASLKIAASFAFIGTVISESVASNAGLGFLIVQATSDFNVPLAFAALLILALMGILLYGFFVLVEKKVIYWAR; encoded by the coding sequence ATGGAAAAATTTCTGAAATCAAAGTCAGCAGGCTTTGTGTTGCCCTTCATTGCAACTGTTGTCCTCTTCATCGTCTGGGAATTGGTCGTGATCATTTTTAAGATCCCGCCCTTCAACTTGCCTGCACCCACCAATATCCTCAATGCTTTGATCAATTTTGCACCGCAGCTCACTGTCAATGCGATCCGCACGCTTTGGACAACGATGCTAGGGTTCATTATCGCCGTTGCAGTCGGAGTGGTACTTGGATTCATTATTGGGTATTCACGGACAGCTTATCTGACGCTGTACCCCCTGCTTGTGGCATTTAACACGATTCCCAAAGCTGCATTAGTGCCGCTGCTCGCCATTTGGTTTGGCGCGAATGCAATTCCAGCGACGTTAACTGCATTTTTGCTGGCTTTCTTCCCGATCGCGGTGAATGTGGCGCTCGGATTAGACACCGTTGAGCCAGAAATGAAAGATGTGCTGCGGGCATTAGGCGCAAATCAGGTCGAAGCGTTCCAGAAAATTGGTTGGCCTCACACCCTACCCTACATTTTTGCATCGCTGAAAATTGCCGCTTCATTTGCATTTATTGGAACGGTCATTTCTGAATCCGTGGCTTCCAATGCAGGACTCGGCTTTTTGATTGTGCAGGCCACCTCGGATTTCAATGTTCCCTTAGCCTTTGCAGCGTTGCTGATTCTGGCACTGATGGGAATTTTGCTGTATGGCTTTTTCGTTCTAGTTGAGAAAAAAGTAATTTATTGGGCGCGGTAG
- a CDS encoding FAD-binding oxidoreductase, with protein MAELTGKVIYAGEAGYEDARLNFNARFAASPLLIVFCQSVQDVVNAVNWAQMSGVPVRVRSGRHSYEAFSVADDALIIDLNDMEQIRFDRTTGQATIQAGAELVAIYETLAAEGVTIPGGSCATVGITGLTLGGGYGLLARWKGLTCDSLQAVEMVTAKGKLIVADATQNADLFWALRGGGGGNFGIVTALKFQTHAIDKVTIYQLKWDATEIERVIQQWQAFAPDSDDRHTSILKLTPGNSVYIVGQFVGTEAELRTVLAPLFAIAPKETEIETLPYLEAVYAFAGLKPDYPKRLAHWHGSQTKFKNASDYVVRPLNAEGIATVVKFLKQAPSRNVVLQFDSYGGAIAKIPPDATAFCHRQVKWNIQYQAYWTKPQEQAAHINWVQNFRSAMQPYVTGGCYVNYCDRSIKNWQTAYYGGNWQRLKRVKQQYDPGNFFSFEQSIPANTGGRGLA; from the coding sequence ATGGCTGAACTTACTGGAAAAGTCATTTACGCAGGCGAAGCAGGGTATGAAGATGCGCGGCTGAACTTCAATGCGCGATTTGCTGCCTCGCCGCTGTTGATTGTCTTCTGTCAGTCTGTGCAAGATGTCGTCAACGCTGTAAATTGGGCGCAAATGAGTGGAGTTCCGGTACGAGTTCGGAGTGGACGACACAGTTATGAGGCGTTTTCGGTTGCAGATGATGCGCTGATTATTGATCTCAACGATATGGAGCAGATTCGATTTGATCGCACTACAGGACAAGCTACCATCCAAGCTGGCGCAGAACTCGTTGCGATCTATGAAACTCTTGCGGCAGAGGGGGTCACAATTCCAGGTGGATCTTGTGCGACGGTAGGCATTACCGGATTAACGCTCGGAGGCGGCTATGGATTACTCGCTCGCTGGAAAGGATTGACTTGCGATAGCTTGCAAGCCGTAGAAATGGTGACGGCTAAGGGAAAACTCATTGTTGCGGATGCGACTCAGAATGCTGATTTGTTCTGGGCGTTGCGGGGTGGCGGAGGTGGAAATTTTGGCATTGTGACTGCGCTCAAGTTTCAAACTCATGCGATCGATAAAGTCACCATCTATCAACTCAAATGGGATGCGACTGAGATAGAACGGGTGATTCAACAATGGCAAGCTTTTGCACCAGACAGTGACGATCGTCATACGAGCATTTTGAAACTCACACCCGGAAACTCGGTCTATATCGTGGGTCAATTTGTGGGAACCGAAGCAGAATTACGCACTGTGCTCGCGCCTTTATTCGCGATCGCACCGAAAGAAACCGAGATCGAGACATTGCCTTACCTTGAAGCAGTCTATGCCTTTGCTGGATTAAAGCCAGATTATCCAAAACGCTTAGCTCATTGGCATGGTTCACAGACGAAATTTAAGAATGCTTCTGATTATGTTGTTCGTCCATTAAATGCAGAGGGCATTGCCACGGTTGTTAAATTCCTCAAGCAAGCACCCAGTCGAAATGTTGTGCTGCAATTTGATAGTTATGGCGGCGCGATCGCCAAAATTCCCCCTGATGCCACAGCGTTCTGCCATCGCCAAGTGAAGTGGAACATTCAATATCAAGCATATTGGACAAAACCGCAGGAGCAAGCTGCCCATATCAATTGGGTGCAAAATTTCCGCTCAGCCATGCAGCCGTATGTTACTGGGGGATGCTATGTGAATTACTGCGATCGCTCGATTAAAAACTGGCAAACCGCCTACTACGGAGGTAATTGGCAACGATTAAAGCGGGTGAAACAACAATACGATCCGGGTAATTTTTTCAGTTTTGAACAAAGTATTCCTGCGAATACCGGCGGTCGTGGATTGGCCTGA
- a CDS encoding transposase family protein, with the protein MSAETEILLCLYYLRHYPTFEILGLTFEVSSSQAHAVMHYWVQFLRQALPASLFEEFEECEVAWSVVTEMLTEWELIVDSTEQVRQRPGDSDQQTQYYSGKKKQTTYKQSVIGLPDGSDIVDAIVAHPGPSADITLFRQQQSQFQDVQTFAGDKAYQGADRTRTPHKKPKGRELSEAQTQANRIFAGERILIEHLMRHLKIFRAAKEIVRLRKDNYAQVILAICGLVRLRLGAIELPV; encoded by the coding sequence CTGAGTGCTGAAACCGAGATTCTGTTGTGCTTATACTACTTGCGACACTATCCAACCTTTGAGATTTTAGGCTTAACGTTTGAGGTGAGTTCCAGCCAAGCTCATGCGGTAATGCACTATTGGGTGCAGTTTTTGCGCCAAGCTTTGCCAGCGAGCCTGTTTGAGGAATTTGAAGAGTGCGAGGTAGCTTGGTCTGTGGTTACAGAAATGCTGACCGAATGGGAATTGATAGTCGATAGTACGGAGCAGGTGCGTCAACGACCCGGTGACTCAGACCAACAGACACAATACTACTCCGGCAAAAAGAAGCAAACGACTTACAAACAATCGGTGATTGGCTTGCCCGATGGCAGCGATATCGTGGATGCCATCGTTGCCCATCCCGGTCCGAGTGCCGATATCACCTTGTTCCGGCAACAGCAGTCCCAGTTTCAAGACGTGCAAACGTTTGCGGGAGACAAAGCCTATCAAGGGGCAGACCGCACTCGCACTCCACACAAGAAGCCAAAAGGACGGGAACTGAGTGAAGCGCAAACCCAAGCCAATCGCATTTTTGCAGGAGAACGCATTTTGATTGAACACTTGATGCGTCATCTCAAAATCTTCCGTGCTGCCAAAGAGATTGTGCGGTTGAGAAAAGACAATTATGCACAAGTCATCTTAGCCATTTGTGGATTAGTTCGACTGCGATTAGGCGCGATTGAACTGCCCGTTTAA